From the genome of Streptomyces sp. JH34:
CGCTGCCTGCGCTGCTCCAGCACCGCGGTGACCGGGATACCGCTGTCCGCGGAACCGGTGTGGATCAGCGCGGCCGGACGGGTCCACGCGGTCTTCGAGAACCCGGGTCCCGGCTTCCGTGCGCTGCGCTGGGAGTGGCGGTGAAGTCCCGGTCGGCCGGCCGCTTCCGCTCGCCGCCGGCGTGTCCCCGGTCGTCCGCAGCAGGTGGGCGCGCACCGCACGTTCCCGTTGCCCGGTGAGAGGGTCCTGGTCCAGTCCGTGGCGCCGGCTGAGGCCGTCGAGCAGCGGGAGGGGCGCCGACCAGGTCACTTCCCCGGAAGCCGACAACGCCCGTGATCAATGCGTCCGGCGCCTCTCCGACGAGTCGCCCGGGCGATCTGCCGTGACCAGCCACGATGTGCTGCGCAGCCGGACCGTGCCGTCCGCCGCCTCGTGGTCGCGCAGATGTTCCGTCAGGGTGCGGCGGGCTCCGGCCCGTGCAGCCGCGTCGGCCTGCTCCATCAGGTGTCGACCGGGGCCCGTTCCCAGCAGGAATTCCGCCGCGTCCTCGGCTCCACGTCCCCATGCCCCGTAGGCCTGCGCCTCGGTGATGGTGATGCCGGTGAATTCAGCCGCGGCGAGGACGTCACGGATGTGGTCCGGGGCGGCCAGGGAGAACATGCCGGGCAGCCCCGACCTCCCGAAGTCGCCGACCGGCAGGAAGTCGCGCAGTGACGCCAGCGCCGCCACCCAGCCGTTGAGCATGGCATCGGCCGGGCAGACGAACGCCAGGCGCCCGCCGGGCCGCAGTGCCCGGCCGACGCTGCGGAAGGCTGCTACGGGGTCGGCGAAGAACATCACCCCGTAGCGGCTGATGGCCGCGTCGAACGCGCCGGCTTCGAAGGGGTACACCTGCGCGTCGCCCTGCGTGAAGGAGACGTTGGTGACGCCGTCCTGCTCCGCGCGGGCCCGCGCCTCAGCCAGCATGGGGCCGGACAGGTCGAGGCCCAGCGCGCTCCCTCGGGGTGCCCGGACCGCGGCGAGGCGCGTGGTCTGGCCGGAGCCGCAGCCGAGGTCGAGGGTCCGATGAGTCGCGGTTAGCGCGGCGGCTTCGAGCAGCGGTTCGTTGAACCCCTCGTTCACGGCGTTCCAGCGGCCCTCGTTGCGTGCCCAGTGGGCACCTTCGGGACCGTTCCACGCCTTTGCCTGCTCGATGTTGACGACGTCTGACACGGGCGCCTCCTGAGGCGGGACAACGGAGAATGGGCGTGCGCCCAAACTGTATGGGCGCGTGCCCAAATGGGCAATCCCCCGCTACCATCAGCGGGGTTGTGCCCCTTGGGGCGATGGCGGCAGAACGGAAGAGAGGCACATGTCACCGCGCGGAGTGGCGACGCCGGACGTGCGCGAGCGGCTGTTCGCGGCCGCCGAGCGTGTCGTGGAGAGGGACGGCCCCGGCGCGCTCACCAGTCGGTCCGTCACCACCGAGGCGGGCTGCGCCAAGGGGCTGCTGCACGCGCACTTCGCGGGGTTCGACGAGTTCGTGGCCGAGCTGTGCCTCGACCGGTTCGCACGGACGTCGACGAAGGCGCAGGAGCTGTCGGTACTCGCCGGGCAGGGCACGGTGGCGCGGAACCTCGACGCTGTCGTCCTCGCACTGTTCGACTCAGGCGGCCCGGCCCTGTCAGGCCTGGCCATGACTCGCCCTGCCGCTGCGTTGCGCATCCGCACGGCCCTGCACGGCGGGGCACCGGGCTTCAACGCGATCCAGGAGGCCATCACCGTTTACCTGAAGGCCGAGCAGGGGCTCGGCAGGGTGGCGAAGACCGTCGACCCTCACACCGCCGCTCTCGCGATCGTCGGTACCGCTCACCATCTCCTGATGACCAGTTGGCCCGGCACACCTGACCCACGGTCCGCCATGACACGCCTGGTGGCCTCGTTGGTGCAGAGCTAGGGACCGTCTGGCGAGTCAGGGACCGACTCGACGGGCCGGAGGAGCCGCCGCCCTGGTCTGCCGACTGGTGGAAGCGAGGACCGAGCCCACCAGCTCAACGTGGTGACCTCGGCCCAAGCCGCCGATCAGATCGCGGAAAGTGTGAAGAGAATGTGGATCGAGCGAATCACCGAGGCCACGCACTGGGAGCCGGCCCGGCTGGAAATTGCCTGGAAAACCGTTGAGGAGGAGCTCGGCACGGCACTGCCCGAGGACTACAAACTGCTTGCCAGTACGTTCGGCAAAGGAGAGTTCTCGGAGTTCTTGCGCATTTTCACCGTCGATGCCACGAGGCAGTTCGATCTGATCAGGATCTGGAAGAAGTTCCTCGACGGCGGCCCGGAGAGCGGGCCCGACCCCGCCTTCAGCCCCTACCGGACGTACCGCCATGACCAGCGCGGTCTCATCCCCTGGGCGTTCGGCGAGATGCGGTGCAGCTACTTCTGGCTGGCATCCGCCGAGGAGGATCCGGCGAACTGGCCAATTGTGACGCGGGGCGACCCGTATCCCTGGAAAGAAGTGAATATGTCCACAGGCGAGTTCGTCTACCGCGTACTGACGGATCCTGAGTTCGCGCCGTTCTCGATCGCGAGGCTGATGCCGGAGCCTGACTTCTACCCGATCGATTGAGCCGGATGGGGGCCGATTGCGCCGCCAGGAGAGTGCCGAAGGCTTGCACCGTATGCGGAAGTTCCGCGACGCGTCGGCGACAGCACCTCAGATGCCGCGGGGAGGCAGCGGCCGCAGAGCTGGGCCCTGGAGGACCTCGCCAGCGATGTTGAACCGCGAACCATGGCACGGGCATTCCCAAGCGGTCTCGGCCTCGTTGAAGGCGACCAGGCACCCCAGATGTGTACAGCGCGCGGACACGGCGTGGGCTGTACCGTCCTCATCCCGGTAGACGGCGCAGCGCCGTCCCTCGATTCGTACGACCGCTCCTGAACCGGGAGCGATCTCGGCGACCGAGTCGACGTGAGTGGTCTTCAACCTGTCGCCCACCAAATGCCTGGCGACCTCGGCCTGCTGTTTCAGCAGCGTCGCGCCTTCCCGGAGGGTGGGCCACAGACGACGCGGGTCGTAGAGACCGGCCCAGTCGGGAACGGCACCCGTGAGGGTGGCGGCCAGCAACTGTCCGGCCATGGCGCCGCCGCTCATGCCCCAGCCGCCGAATCCCGTCGCGACGTACACGTGGCGGGCGCCCGGATGGAAGGGGCCCACCAGCGGTACGCCGTCGCTCGCATCGTTGTCCTGGGCCGCCCATCGGTAGGCAGTGGCGCCGACCCGGAAGTGCTCGTGCATCCACGCGTCCAATTTCTTGAACCGTTCGCCGGCATCGCCCGTACCGGGCGTGAAACTCTCCCCCGTGACGATGAGCAGCCGCTGCTCCGCGTCGAGGGGAGCGGTACGTACCGATCGCTTGCCCATGTCGTTCGTGATGTACATGTGCTCGGGGGCCCCGGCAGCGGGCATAGGCGCGGCGACAACCAGTTCGCGGCGTGGGGACAGGCGCGCGAACTGCAGAGCGCGGTCGAAGACCGGGTAGTGCGTCGCGACGACGACGTCCCGCGCGGTGATTTTCGTTCCCCGCTCGGTCGTCACGGTGCACGGACTGCCTTCGCTGAGGCCGGTCACACGGGTTCGTTCGTGGATGACACCGCCTCGCGCGGTGATGTTCTCCGCGAGTGCCAGAAGGTACTTGCGCGGGTGGAACTGTGCCTGGTGCGCGACGCGCACTGCTGCGGCCACCGGGAACGGCAGGTCGGTCTCCGTCACGAAGTCGGTGTCGAGGCCTGCTTCCGCGGCTGCTGCGGCTTCAGCCTCGAACGTGGCACGTTCGCCGGGGTCCGTGGTGAAGGTCAGAGCTGACGCGGGCTCGAGGTCACACTCGATGCCGAGCTCAGCCGAGACGGATGCGACGCGCTGGACCGCCGCTTGTTGCGAACGGGCGTACTGACGCGCCCCCTCGCTCCCTCGCGTGCGGCGGAGCCGGTCGTAGACGAGGGAATGCGCAGCGGTGAGCTTCGCGGTCGTGTATCCGCTCACGCCCGCGGCCACGCGGTCCGCTTCCAGTACGACCACGTGCCGTCCGGCTTCGGTCAGCTCCCAGGCCGTGCTCAGGCCTGCCATCCCGGCTCCGATCACGACGACATCCGTGGTGATCTCGTTTTCCGGCGGCGGCCAGGAAGTGCCTGGTGTCGTGGCCATCCAGTAGGACTCGGCCATTCCAGGGAGCGTGTCTCGTGTGGTCATGGGCCACGTGTTCCCCCGGCGACCGGATGGAGACGGCGTGAACGGTTTCTTCCCCTGAGCGGCCCAGACATCCGTGGTCCTCCGGACACAGTCGGCGCAGGTCCGGGCACAGCCGGCGCAGGCGTCAGAGACTGTCGAGGATTTGCGGCGTCAGACATCCGATCAAGGTGTCGGTCTCCAGCGGCGTTCCATACCTCGGCCAGTTCCGCCCACGTGGGCGTCGTTCTGCCGGTTACGGAATCCCGGCAGGTCACCGTTGGCCCGGCGTCGATGCCGAGCATGGTCCGTGGCGCGTGCTCAGCGGCCCAATGCCTTGCTCAGCTGCTCCTTGTTCATGGACGAGCGTCCCTCGATGTTCTTCTTCTTGGCCTCCTCGTAGAGCTGGTCCCTGGTAGGTCCTCCGGGGCCGCTGTGGGAGCGCCGGCCGCCACGTCGAGAGGCGGATTCGGGGTCACGCGTGGAGGTCCTGCTCGCCGACTCCGACTCCCCTGAGCGGGCCCGCTCCTTGTTGACCGTGCGTGCGGCGATCTCCGCGGCCCGCTTCTCGGAGGTGCCGCGCTTCTCGGCGCCCTCCTTGATGTGCTCGTACTGGCGCTCACGCTTGGGACTCGATCCGGCGGGCATGACACTCTCCCCTTCTTGGGCAGCCGACAAGCCTCCCGACTTGCGGCACATGAACGGCTACCCCCATCACACGCGCAAAACCTGGCGCTCGCGATCCCAGAGGGCACCACTCGCGGCACAACCGGCCACC
Proteins encoded in this window:
- a CDS encoding FAD-dependent oxidoreductase, yielding MTTRDTLPGMAESYWMATTPGTSWPPPENEITTDVVVIGAGMAGLSTAWELTEAGRHVVVLEADRVAAGVSGYTTAKLTAAHSLVYDRLRRTRGSEGARQYARSQQAAVQRVASVSAELGIECDLEPASALTFTTDPGERATFEAEAAAAAEAGLDTDFVTETDLPFPVAAAVRVAHQAQFHPRKYLLALAENITARGGVIHERTRVTGLSEGSPCTVTTERGTKITARDVVVATHYPVFDRALQFARLSPRRELVVAAPMPAAGAPEHMYITNDMGKRSVRTAPLDAEQRLLIVTGESFTPGTGDAGERFKKLDAWMHEHFRVGATAYRWAAQDNDASDGVPLVGPFHPGARHVYVATGFGGWGMSGGAMAGQLLAATLTGAVPDWAGLYDPRRLWPTLREGATLLKQQAEVARHLVGDRLKTTHVDSVAEIAPGSGAVVRIEGRRCAVYRDEDGTAHAVSARCTHLGCLVAFNEAETAWECPCHGSRFNIAGEVLQGPALRPLPPRGI
- a CDS encoding class I SAM-dependent methyltransferase, which encodes MSDVVNIEQAKAWNGPEGAHWARNEGRWNAVNEGFNEPLLEAAALTATHRTLDLGCGSGQTTRLAAVRAPRGSALGLDLSGPMLAEARARAEQDGVTNVSFTQGDAQVYPFEAGAFDAAISRYGVMFFADPVAAFRSVGRALRPGGRLAFVCPADAMLNGWVAALASLRDFLPVGDFGRSGLPGMFSLAAPDHIRDVLAAAEFTGITITEAQAYGAWGRGAEDAAEFLLGTGPGRHLMEQADAAARAGARRTLTEHLRDHEAADGTVRLRSTSWLVTADRPGDSSERRRTH
- a CDS encoding TetR/AcrR family transcriptional regulator, whose protein sequence is MSPRGVATPDVRERLFAAAERVVERDGPGALTSRSVTTEAGCAKGLLHAHFAGFDEFVAELCLDRFARTSTKAQELSVLAGQGTVARNLDAVVLALFDSGGPALSGLAMTRPAAALRIRTALHGGAPGFNAIQEAITVYLKAEQGLGRVAKTVDPHTAALAIVGTAHHLLMTSWPGTPDPRSAMTRLVASLVQS
- a CDS encoding plasmid stabilization protein — its product is MPAGSSPKRERQYEHIKEGAEKRGTSEKRAAEIAARTVNKERARSGESESASRTSTRDPESASRRGGRRSHSGPGGPTRDQLYEEAKKKNIEGRSSMNKEQLSKALGR